In Massilistercora timonensis, the following are encoded in one genomic region:
- the ispH gene encoding 4-hydroxy-3-methylbut-2-enyl diphosphate reductase, protein MKIELAKTAGFCFGVRRAVDTVYQQAEGDGEKPIYTYGPIIHNAEVVKDLEQKGVRVLETEEELAAVAEGTVIIRSHGVPKKICDLMEEKGIRCVDATCPFVKKIHRIVAEESEKGAHIVIIGNPEHPEVVGISGWANGEVTIIQTREEAAAFQIPDPGQKVCVVSQTTFNYNKFKELVEIIEEKRYDINVLNTICSATKERQEEAYDIAKRVDAMIVIGDMRSSNTRKLFEICRNACADTYYIQTLDDLDMNQLRSVETVGITAGASTPNKIIEEVQNNVRKNF, encoded by the coding sequence ATGAAGATAGAACTGGCGAAAACGGCGGGATTTTGTTTTGGCGTCCGCCGGGCAGTGGATACCGTTTATCAGCAGGCGGAAGGTGATGGGGAGAAGCCTATTTATACATACGGGCCTATCATCCACAATGCGGAGGTGGTGAAGGACCTGGAACAAAAGGGCGTCAGAGTTCTGGAGACAGAAGAGGAACTGGCGGCGGTCGCGGAAGGAACTGTGATCATCCGTTCCCACGGAGTTCCAAAGAAGATCTGTGATCTGATGGAAGAGAAAGGGATCCGCTGTGTGGACGCCACCTGTCCTTTTGTCAAGAAGATCCACCGGATCGTGGCTGAAGAAAGTGAGAAAGGAGCCCACATCGTCATCATCGGCAATCCGGAACACCCGGAGGTGGTGGGCATCAGCGGCTGGGCCAATGGAGAGGTGACCATCATCCAGACCAGAGAGGAGGCGGCGGCCTTTCAGATCCCGGATCCGGGACAAAAGGTCTGCGTGGTTTCCCAGACGACATTTAATTACAATAAATTCAAAGAATTAGTTGAAATTATTGAGGAAAAGCGGTATGATATAAATGTTTTAAATACGATTTGCAGTGCCACAAAAGAGCGTCAGGAAGAGGCTTATGACATTGCGAAGCGGGTGGATGCGATGATCGTGATCGGCGACATGCGAAGTTCAAACACTCGGAAGCTATTTGAAATTTGCAGAAATGCATGCGCGGATACGTACTATATACAGACACTTGACGATTTGGATATGAATCAATTAAGGTCCGTGGAAACAGTAGGTATTACAGCAGGGGCATCCACGCCCAACAAAATAATTGAGGAGGTTCAAAATAATGTCAGAAAAAACTTTTGA
- the gcvPB gene encoding aminomethyl-transferring glycine dehydrogenase subunit GcvPB: MLIFEKSRPGRHCSILPPCDVELIYPGEKDRRERPLHLPELSEGELSRHYTELAKKCHGVNDGFYPLGSCTMKYNPRINEEVAGLPGFRDVHPLQPLHTVQGCLEALKTAETYLCEITGMDAMTFQPAAGAHGEFTGLLLIKAYHLNRGDEKRTKILIPDSAHGTNPASAVMAGFTVVSIPSGPDGCVDLEKLREAATEEVAGLMLTNPNTVGLFDKNILEITRIVHECGGLCYYDGANLNAVMGTVRPGDMGFDVVHLNLHKTFSTPHGGGGPGSGPVGCKEMLVPFLPSIRVKKDEKGYSILKEEKSIGEMKDFYGNFLVVVRALTYILTLGREGVREASQNAVLNANYLMHGLKDLYPMAYDKICMHEFVMSLKELKKETEISAMDIAKGLLDRGIHPPTMYFPLIVEEALMAEPTETESRETLDDAIQVFRELYELAKTEPEKLHQAPVTTPVTRLDEVNAARHPVLRYDFEAASGEEGQL, from the coding sequence ATGTTGATCTTTGAAAAGAGCAGACCGGGAAGACATTGCTCCATCCTTCCCCCCTGCGATGTGGAACTTATTTATCCGGGAGAAAAAGACAGACGGGAGCGGCCGCTTCATCTGCCGGAACTTTCGGAAGGGGAACTGAGCCGGCATTATACGGAACTTGCGAAGAAATGTCACGGGGTGAACGACGGGTTCTACCCCTTAGGTTCCTGTACCATGAAATATAATCCCAGGATCAATGAGGAGGTGGCCGGTCTCCCCGGATTCCGGGACGTTCATCCGTTGCAGCCCCTTCACACAGTGCAGGGCTGTCTGGAAGCGTTGAAGACGGCGGAAACCTATCTTTGCGAGATCACCGGCATGGACGCCATGACCTTCCAGCCGGCAGCAGGAGCCCATGGGGAATTTACCGGCCTCCTTCTTATCAAGGCCTACCATCTTAACCGGGGAGATGAGAAGCGGACGAAGATCCTGATCCCGGACTCCGCCCACGGGACCAACCCGGCCAGCGCAGTGATGGCAGGATTTACTGTGGTCAGCATTCCCTCCGGGCCGGATGGCTGTGTGGATCTTGAGAAGCTTAGAGAGGCGGCCACAGAGGAAGTGGCGGGGCTTATGCTGACCAATCCCAACACAGTGGGACTGTTTGACAAGAATATCCTGGAGATCACCCGGATCGTCCATGAGTGCGGAGGGCTGTGCTACTATGACGGCGCTAACTTAAACGCGGTGATGGGTACGGTGCGCCCGGGGGATATGGGATTTGACGTGGTGCACTTAAACCTGCATAAAACATTTTCCACGCCCCACGGAGGCGGAGGTCCGGGAAGCGGCCCGGTGGGCTGCAAGGAAATGCTGGTTCCCTTCCTGCCGTCTATCCGGGTAAAGAAAGATGAGAAGGGCTATTCTATCTTGAAGGAAGAGAAAAGCATTGGAGAGATGAAGGATTTCTACGGGAATTTCCTGGTGGTGGTGCGGGCGCTTACTTACATCCTGACTCTGGGAAGAGAAGGCGTCCGGGAGGCCAGCCAGAACGCGGTGCTCAACGCCAACTATCTGATGCACGGATTAAAGGATCTCTATCCCATGGCCTATGACAAGATCTGTATGCATGAATTTGTTATGAGTCTGAAGGAGCTGAAGAAGGAGACGGAGATCTCGGCCATGGATATTGCCAAGGGACTTCTGGACCGGGGCATCCATCCGCCCACCATGTACTTCCCGCTGATCGTGGAGGAAGCGCTGATGGCGGAGCCTACTGAGACAGAATCCAGGGAGACCCTGGATGACGCCATTCAGGTGTTCCGGGAGCTCTATGAGTTGGCGAAGACGGAGCCGGAGAAGCTCCATCAGGCTCCGGTGACCACACCGGTGACCCGGCTGGACGAGGTGAACGCAGCCAGACATCCGGTGCTGCGGTATGATTTTGAAGCCGCTTCCGGGGAAGAGGGACAGCTATGA
- the gcvPA gene encoding aminomethyl-transferring glycine dehydrogenase subunit GcvPA encodes MGSYVPGTREEQQAMLEAMGFTSMEDLFRDIPGEVRVQGMLDLPEGKSELEVRRAMEEMAARDHVFATVFRGAGAYRHYIPSMVKNVISKEDLQTAYTPYQAEISQGILQSIFEYQTMICELTGMDASNASVYDGASAAAEAIAMCRERKRKKAWISATVQPGVLETVKTYCFGNEMELALIPEKDGVTDVEFLKEHLDGETACVYIQHPNYYGNLEPAEEMGEIAHEAGAKYIMGVNPISLGVLKTPREYGADVAVGEGQPLGLPLAFGGPYLGFMTCVAAMTRKLPGRIVGQTVDENGKTGYVLTLQAREQHIRREKASSNICSNQALCALAVGTYLATMGSEGLHSAALQCTSKAHYLAGGLAEAGLALEYPEQEFFHEFVTVSDLPADRILEALEARDILGGYPLDGRRILWCCTELNTKEEMDRAVRIVKEVQEGC; translated from the coding sequence ATGGGCAGTTATGTACCAGGAACCAGAGAAGAGCAGCAGGCCATGCTGGAGGCGATGGGTTTTACCTCCATGGAGGATCTGTTCCGGGATATCCCGGGAGAAGTGCGGGTCCAGGGTATGCTGGATCTTCCGGAGGGAAAGAGCGAGCTGGAGGTGCGGCGGGCCATGGAAGAGATGGCGGCCAGGGACCATGTCTTTGCCACTGTGTTCCGGGGAGCCGGGGCTTACCGGCACTATATCCCTTCCATGGTAAAGAACGTGATCTCCAAGGAAGATCTGCAGACCGCTTACACTCCTTACCAGGCGGAGATCAGCCAGGGGATCTTACAGTCTATCTTCGAGTATCAGACCATGATCTGTGAGTTAACAGGGATGGACGCTTCCAACGCCTCTGTCTACGACGGAGCCAGCGCGGCGGCGGAAGCCATCGCCATGTGCCGGGAGCGGAAGAGGAAGAAAGCGTGGATCTCAGCTACAGTTCAGCCGGGAGTGCTGGAGACGGTGAAGACCTACTGCTTTGGAAATGAGATGGAACTTGCCCTGATCCCGGAGAAGGACGGGGTGACGGATGTAGAGTTCCTTAAGGAGCACCTGGATGGCGAGACCGCCTGTGTCTACATCCAGCATCCCAATTATTACGGCAATCTGGAACCGGCGGAGGAGATGGGTGAGATCGCCCATGAGGCCGGGGCTAAATATATTATGGGTGTGAACCCTATTTCCCTGGGGGTGTTAAAGACGCCCCGGGAGTACGGCGCGGATGTGGCCGTAGGAGAAGGACAGCCCCTTGGTCTGCCCCTTGCTTTTGGCGGGCCCTATCTGGGCTTTATGACCTGCGTGGCCGCCATGACGCGGAAACTGCCGGGCAGGATCGTAGGCCAGACGGTGGATGAGAATGGGAAGACCGGATATGTGCTGACCCTGCAGGCAAGGGAACAACACATCCGCCGGGAGAAGGCTTCCAGCAATATCTGTTCCAACCAGGCCCTGTGTGCTCTGGCTGTGGGGACCTACCTTGCCACTATGGGGAGCGAAGGGCTTCACAGTGCGGCACTTCAGTGTACCTCCAAGGCTCATTATCTGGCTGGAGGACTTGCAGAAGCGGGATTGGCGCTGGAGTACCCGGAGCAGGAATTCTTCCATGAATTTGTCACGGTGTCGGATCTTCCGGCTGACCGTATCCTGGAAGCGCTGGAAGCAAGGGACATCCTGGGTGGTTATCCCCTGGATGGAAGACGGATCCTCTGGTGCTGTACGGAGCTGAATACGAAAGAAGAGATGGACCGGGCAGTCCGGATCGTAAAGGAGGTGCAGGAAGGATGTTGA
- a CDS encoding formate/nitrite transporter family protein has translation MKRMMMICLQGIGAGLAISIGGTVYLSVEQPVVGSVLFAVGLYAIVLNGLYLYTGKVGYLVEQEKPAPYLMLLLATWIGNFLGTAAGAALILQTRVGGGLKERVQGICQTKLGDDPFSILILAVFCGILMYVAVDGFKSKENPLILIFCVSVFILCGFEHCIANMFYFSLAGVWSAKTFGYLLVMTLGNSLGGMLIPALKRVQP, from the coding sequence ATGAAACGAATGATGATGATCTGCCTTCAGGGCATTGGCGCAGGACTGGCAATCTCCATCGGCGGGACTGTCTATCTGTCTGTGGAGCAGCCGGTAGTGGGAAGTGTGCTCTTCGCGGTGGGACTCTATGCCATCGTGCTGAACGGACTCTATCTGTATACCGGCAAAGTGGGATATCTGGTGGAGCAGGAGAAGCCGGCGCCCTATCTCATGCTTCTTCTTGCCACCTGGATCGGGAATTTTCTGGGGACGGCCGCAGGAGCGGCCCTTATCCTGCAGACCCGGGTCGGTGGCGGCTTAAAGGAGCGGGTCCAGGGAATCTGCCAGACCAAGCTGGGGGACGATCCTTTCAGTATTCTGATCCTGGCGGTTTTCTGTGGGATCCTGATGTACGTGGCGGTGGACGGATTTAAGAGCAAAGAGAATCCGCTGATCCTGATCTTCTGTGTCAGCGTATTTATCCTGTGCGGGTTCGAACACTGTATCGCCAATATGTTTTATTTCTCCCTGGCAGGGGTATGGTCGGCGAAGACCTTTGGATATCTTCTTGTCATGACCCTGGGGAACAGCCTGGGAGGTATGCTGATCCCTGCGCTTAAGCGGGTGCAGCCATAA
- a CDS encoding tetrahydrofolate dehydrogenase/cyclohydrolase catalytic domain-containing protein — MSTVMMGTDVAKSMKEDLIRQTEELKSQGVEPTLCILRVGARPDDLSYERGAKKRMELVGIRCQVVELPEDISQEKLEETFREINQDPAIHGILVFRPLPGHLTEEPLKALIDPRKDVDCMSPVNMAKIFAGDETGFAPCTAEAVMTMLDACGIDPKGKRAVVVGRSMVIGKPAAMLLLKRNATVTICHTRTTDLAGTCREAQILVAAAGKPKMITGDMVGEGAVVVDVGINVDEAGNLCGDVDFEEAKEKADSITPVPKGVGSVTTSVLASHVLRSAGYLQRK; from the coding sequence ATGAGTACAGTCATGATGGGAACAGACGTGGCAAAGTCCATGAAGGAAGACCTGATCCGTCAGACCGAGGAACTAAAAAGCCAGGGCGTGGAACCCACGCTTTGTATCCTGCGGGTAGGAGCGCGGCCGGACGACTTAAGCTATGAGCGGGGCGCGAAAAAGCGGATGGAACTGGTGGGCATCCGGTGCCAGGTAGTGGAACTTCCGGAAGATATTTCCCAGGAGAAGCTGGAGGAAACCTTCCGGGAGATCAACCAGGATCCGGCCATCCACGGGATCCTTGTCTTCCGGCCCCTTCCGGGTCATCTTACGGAAGAACCACTTAAGGCCCTCATAGATCCCCGGAAGGATGTGGACTGCATGAGTCCGGTGAACATGGCGAAGATCTTCGCGGGGGATGAAACTGGATTTGCTCCCTGTACGGCGGAGGCTGTGATGACCATGCTGGATGCCTGCGGCATCGATCCAAAAGGGAAACGGGCAGTGGTGGTAGGACGGAGTATGGTGATCGGGAAGCCGGCGGCCATGCTGCTTCTGAAGCGTAACGCCACTGTCACCATCTGTCATACCCGTACAACGGATCTTGCAGGTACCTGCCGGGAGGCGCAGATCCTGGTGGCGGCAGCAGGAAAGCCCAAGATGATCACCGGAGATATGGTGGGCGAAGGCGCTGTTGTAGTGGATGTGGGGATCAATGTGGACGAAGCTGGGAATCTCTGTGGAGACGTGGATTTTGAAGAGGCAAAAGAAAAAGCAGATTCCATCACCCCGGTGCCAAAGGGCGTGGGGAGCGTGACCACCTCAGTGCTGGCCTCCCATGTGCTCCGCAGCGCCGGATATCTGCAAAGAAAGTAG
- a CDS encoding formate--tetrahydrofolate ligase has product MGFKSDIEIAQEAKMKEIREIADSLGIPEDYVENYGRYKAKIDYRYYKDELESRPDAKLILVTAINPTPAGEGKTTTTIGVADAMNRLGRKTMVALREPSLGPVFGVKGGAAGGGYAQVVPMEDINLHFTGDLHAIGAANNLIAAMLDNHIHQGNALDIDTNRVTWRRCVDMNDRQLRSIVDGLGAKADGVTRQDGFDITVASEIMAVFCLASDVLDLKERVARIIVGYSRSGKPVTAGDLHAEGAVAALLKDALKPNLVQTLEGTPAFVHGGPFANIAHGCNSVIATKMGLKLADYMVTEAGFGADLGAEKFLDIKCRMAGLKPNAVVIVATIKALKYNGGVPKTDLQEENLEALEKGIPNLLKHVENITQVYHLPAVVAINQFPTDTEAEIEFVREKCKELGVNVALSQVWAKGGEGGEELAKELFRLCEEDSHMEYAYDLNLSIKEKIEAIATKIYGADGVDYTPKANKEIKTLEEIGLGGLPICMAKNQYSLTDDAKKLGRPTGFRITIRDITASSGAGFLVALTGDIMKMPGLPKVPAAEKIDVDANGVISGLF; this is encoded by the coding sequence ATGGGATTTAAAAGTGACATTGAGATCGCGCAGGAAGCCAAGATGAAGGAGATCCGGGAGATCGCGGACAGCCTGGGGATCCCGGAGGATTATGTGGAGAACTACGGCAGATACAAAGCCAAGATCGACTACCGGTATTATAAGGATGAGCTGGAGTCCCGTCCGGATGCCAAACTGATCCTGGTGACCGCCATCAACCCGACTCCGGCAGGAGAAGGCAAGACCACCACTACCATCGGTGTGGCAGACGCCATGAACCGGCTTGGCAGGAAGACCATGGTGGCCTTAAGAGAGCCCTCCCTTGGACCGGTATTCGGCGTGAAGGGCGGCGCTGCCGGCGGCGGCTACGCACAAGTGGTCCCCATGGAGGACATCAACCTGCATTTCACTGGCGATCTGCATGCCATCGGCGCGGCTAATAACCTGATCGCGGCCATGCTGGACAATCACATCCATCAGGGAAACGCCCTGGATATCGACACCAACCGGGTAACCTGGCGGCGGTGCGTGGATATGAATGACCGGCAGCTCCGCAGCATCGTGGACGGCCTGGGAGCCAAGGCGGACGGCGTGACCCGTCAGGACGGTTTCGATATCACCGTGGCCTCCGAGATCATGGCAGTGTTCTGCCTGGCAAGCGACGTTCTGGATCTGAAGGAGCGGGTGGCCAGGATCATCGTGGGATACTCCCGTTCCGGCAAACCGGTGACTGCCGGCGACCTGCATGCAGAAGGCGCGGTAGCAGCACTTTTGAAAGATGCTTTGAAGCCTAATCTGGTCCAGACCCTGGAAGGCACTCCCGCCTTTGTTCACGGCGGACCTTTTGCCAATATCGCCCACGGCTGCAACAGTGTGATCGCCACCAAGATGGGACTGAAACTGGCGGATTACATGGTGACAGAGGCAGGATTCGGCGCGGATCTGGGGGCAGAGAAATTCCTGGACATCAAGTGTCGGATGGCAGGCCTGAAACCAAACGCAGTTGTGATCGTGGCCACCATTAAGGCCCTGAAATACAACGGCGGCGTTCCCAAGACCGACCTGCAGGAGGAGAACCTGGAGGCGCTGGAGAAGGGAATCCCCAATCTTCTGAAGCATGTGGAAAATATTACCCAGGTATATCATCTCCCCGCAGTGGTAGCCATCAACCAGTTCCCTACAGACACAGAGGCGGAGATCGAATTTGTGCGGGAGAAATGTAAAGAGCTGGGCGTCAACGTGGCCTTGTCCCAGGTATGGGCCAAAGGCGGAGAAGGAGGAGAAGAGCTGGCCAAAGAGCTGTTCCGTCTCTGCGAGGAGGACAGCCACATGGAATACGCCTATGATCTGAATCTGTCCATCAAGGAGAAGATCGAGGCCATTGCCACCAAGATCTACGGGGCGGACGGAGTGGATTACACACCTAAGGCCAACAAGGAGATCAAGACTCTGGAAGAGATCGGGCTGGGCGGACTGCCCATCTGTATGGCCAAGAACCAATACTCCCTGACGGACGACGCCAAGAAGCTGGGCCGTCCTACGGGATTTCGGATCACCATCCGGGATATCACCGCTTCCTCAGGAGCTGGATTCCTGGTCGCCCTTACCGGAGATATTATGAAGATGCCGGGACTTCCCAAAGTGCCGGCGGCTGAGAAGATCGATGTGGATGCCAACGGCGTGATCTCCGGACTGTTCTAG
- the cmk gene encoding (d)CMP kinase produces the protein MGYQVAIDGPAGAGKSTIAKLVAKEKGFIYVDTGAMYRALAVHFLDQGIQAEDTDKIIQAVGQAEVKIRYEEGIQQVYLNGVNVTGRLREEAVGNMASKSSALPEVRAKLLDLQRGLAQEEDVVMDGRDIGTCVLPEADVKVFLTASVETRARRRYDELQEKGVPCDLEEIKADIRERDERDMTRETAPLRQADDAVLIDSSDMTIPEVTAAIAALCK, from the coding sequence ATGGGATATCAAGTGGCAATCGACGGACCGGCCGGGGCCGGGAAAAGTACTATCGCCAAACTGGTGGCAAAGGAGAAGGGATTTATCTACGTAGATACAGGCGCTATGTACCGGGCGCTGGCAGTACATTTCCTGGATCAGGGGATCCAGGCGGAGGATACAGATAAGATCATCCAGGCTGTGGGTCAGGCAGAGGTGAAGATCCGGTATGAGGAAGGGATCCAGCAGGTTTATCTCAACGGGGTCAATGTGACCGGAAGACTTAGGGAGGAAGCGGTAGGAAACATGGCTTCCAAAAGCTCCGCCCTCCCGGAAGTGCGGGCTAAGCTCCTGGATCTTCAGAGAGGGTTGGCGCAGGAAGAAGATGTGGTAATGGACGGCAGGGACATTGGGACCTGTGTGCTCCCGGAAGCGGATGTGAAGGTGTTCCTCACCGCCAGTGTTGAGACCCGGGCCAGAAGACGTTACGATGAGCTTCAGGAAAAGGGAGTTCCCTGCGACCTGGAAGAGATCAAAGCGGATATCCGGGAGCGGGATGAGCGGGATATGACCCGTGAGACAGCACCCCTTCGCCAGGCGGATGACGCGGTGCTCATTGACAGCTCGGATATGACCATCCCGGAAGTGACCGCGGCTATCGCGGCTCTCTGTAAATAA
- a CDS encoding cyclodeaminase/cyclohydrolase family protein: MLEKKTTEFLDVLSSKEPVPGGGGASATVGAFAGALGMMVANLTIGKKKYAGVEEEIKESLEHLRGLQKELIRLTDADAEAFEPLAKAYGLPKETPEQKAHKEAVMETALYEASLVPLEIMETIAEVMEELELLGEKGSRLALSDVGVGILFAQAALEGASLNVFINTGMMKDREKAEALDRQADRLIEEGGRKKEQIYQKVLEQLRQQ, from the coding sequence ATGCTGGAGAAAAAAACCACGGAATTTCTCGATGTGCTGTCTTCCAAAGAGCCAGTGCCGGGCGGGGGAGGAGCCTCCGCCACGGTGGGCGCTTTCGCCGGCGCCCTGGGCATGATGGTGGCGAATCTCACCATCGGGAAGAAGAAATACGCCGGGGTGGAAGAGGAGATCAAAGAAAGCCTGGAGCATTTGAGAGGGCTTCAGAAGGAACTGATCCGTCTGACAGACGCAGATGCCGAAGCCTTTGAGCCCCTTGCCAAAGCCTATGGCCTTCCCAAGGAGACGCCAGAGCAAAAAGCACACAAGGAGGCGGTCATGGAGACAGCTCTTTATGAGGCCAGTCTGGTTCCCCTGGAGATCATGGAGACCATTGCTGAAGTGATGGAGGAACTGGAGCTTCTGGGTGAGAAAGGGAGCCGGCTGGCGTTGAGTGATGTAGGCGTGGGTATCCTGTTTGCCCAGGCCGCGCTGGAGGGCGCTTCTCTCAATGTATTTATCAACACCGGGATGATGAAGGACCGGGAGAAGGCGGAGGCGCTGGACCGGCAGGCGGACCGGCTGATCGAAGAAGGCGGCCGGAAGAAGGAGCAGATTTACCAGAAAGTGCTGGAACAGCTCCGGCAGCAGTGA
- a CDS encoding lipoate--protein ligase produces MIGKLFFLESDSFDPYANLALEELLLEFCGRGVCILYLWQNQKTVVIGRNQNAWAECRTEELKQAGGKLARRLSGGGAVFHDLGNLNFTFVVGKEDYYIPRQLEVILRALRRLGIPAEKSGRNDLLAEGKKFSGNAFYEQGDTWYHHGTLMVDVDKDSLTRYLTVSKEKLESKGVASVRSRVVNLREFKPDLTVEELKNALVSALEEVYGLEAKRISKEDLDLNGLAEKQEKYASWDWLYGKRIQFQYQASKRFSWGGMELWFQIQGGRIEALKIYSDSLKPGLMEIIEDSLTGVCYNRDDLLAAMGEIPGSSREETTMLQDLQDWFGSMEL; encoded by the coding sequence ATGATCGGGAAACTGTTCTTCCTGGAGAGTGATTCCTTTGATCCTTATGCGAACCTGGCGCTGGAGGAACTGCTCCTGGAATTCTGCGGGAGGGGTGTATGTATCCTCTATCTGTGGCAGAACCAGAAGACGGTGGTGATCGGGCGGAATCAGAACGCCTGGGCCGAGTGCCGGACGGAAGAACTTAAGCAGGCGGGCGGGAAACTGGCCCGCCGCCTTTCCGGCGGGGGTGCGGTCTTCCATGACCTGGGGAATCTTAACTTTACCTTTGTGGTTGGAAAAGAGGATTATTATATTCCCCGGCAGCTGGAGGTGATCCTGCGGGCGCTGCGAAGGCTTGGGATCCCGGCGGAGAAGTCGGGGCGCAACGATCTTCTGGCGGAAGGGAAGAAATTTTCCGGAAATGCCTTCTATGAGCAGGGGGATACCTGGTATCACCACGGCACCCTGATGGTGGATGTGGACAAAGACAGCCTGACCCGATATCTTACCGTGTCCAAAGAAAAGCTGGAGTCAAAAGGAGTGGCCTCGGTGAGATCCCGGGTGGTGAACTTAAGGGAGTTCAAGCCGGACCTTACGGTGGAGGAGTTAAAGAATGCTCTGGTATCCGCCCTGGAAGAGGTATATGGTCTGGAGGCCAAACGGATCTCAAAGGAGGACCTGGATCTGAACGGGCTGGCAGAAAAACAGGAGAAATATGCTTCCTGGGACTGGCTCTACGGGAAACGGATCCAGTTTCAATACCAGGCGTCGAAGCGGTTCTCCTGGGGAGGGATGGAACTTTGGTTTCAGATCCAGGGAGGCCGGATTGAGGCACTTAAGATCTATTCTGATTCCCTGAAACCAGGTTTGATGGAAATTATAGAAGACTCTCTGACCGGAGTGTGTTATAATAGAGACGATCTTTTGGCTGCCATGGGAGAGATCCCCGGGAGCAGCCGGGAGGAAACCACTATGCTGCAGGATCTGCAAGATTGGTTCGGCAGCATGGAGCTGTAG
- the lpdA gene encoding dihydrolipoyl dehydrogenase, with amino-acid sequence MGQHYDVMVIGAGPGGYVAAIRAAKLGLHVAVVEEDRAGGTCLNRGCIPAKAMIHAAETYRSAREADQFGVETGRVSFDYGKILAYKEETTDALVQGVEQLLAGNGVDRLAGKGTLLAGKKVRVTTEEKEEVYAADHIILAAGSKPLLLPIPGMDLPGVLTSDGLFRLQECPESLAIIGGGVISVEFATAFAGLGTKVTILEALPRLVPNLDKEISQNLKMILKKRGVDIHTSASVQEVAEEDGRYVLRFTEKEKEQEVSARYVLCAVGRVPNTDGLFAEDALPDMERGRVLVDEKFETSIPGVYAIGDLIFGMQLAHTASAQGTVVAEYLAGKSASVDLSVVPSCVYTDPEIASVGLTEEAAKEQGIPVRVGKFIMSANGKSLISREERGFVKILAAEESGVILGAQMMCARATDMIGELATAVANGLTAKQLLRGMRAHPTYNEGIGEALEELEGGAVHVMPRRKR; translated from the coding sequence ATGGGACAACACTATGATGTGATGGTGATCGGCGCCGGACCGGGCGGCTATGTGGCGGCCATCCGGGCGGCAAAGCTGGGACTTCATGTGGCGGTGGTGGAAGAAGACCGGGCAGGAGGAACCTGCCTGAACCGGGGGTGCATCCCGGCCAAGGCTATGATCCACGCGGCCGAAACCTATCGGTCCGCCCGGGAGGCAGACCAGTTTGGCGTGGAGACCGGAAGGGTTTCTTTTGATTACGGGAAGATCCTGGCTTACAAAGAAGAGACCACCGACGCCCTGGTGCAGGGTGTGGAGCAGCTTCTTGCAGGGAACGGCGTGGACCGCCTTGCCGGGAAGGGGACGCTGCTTGCCGGGAAGAAGGTGCGGGTCACCACGGAGGAGAAGGAAGAAGTGTATGCCGCGGACCATATCATCCTGGCGGCCGGATCCAAACCGCTGCTTCTGCCCATCCCGGGGATGGATCTTCCGGGAGTGCTCACCAGCGACGGATTATTTCGTCTCCAGGAATGCCCGGAGAGCCTGGCTATCATCGGCGGCGGGGTGATCAGCGTGGAATTTGCCACCGCGTTCGCGGGCCTTGGGACGAAAGTGACCATCCTGGAGGCTTTGCCCAGATTGGTGCCCAATCTGGACAAGGAGATCTCACAGAACCTGAAGATGATCTTAAAAAAGCGGGGCGTTGACATCCACACCTCTGCATCGGTGCAGGAGGTGGCAGAGGAAGACGGCCGCTATGTCCTAAGGTTCACAGAGAAGGAAAAAGAGCAGGAGGTATCCGCCCGGTACGTGCTCTGCGCGGTGGGAAGAGTGCCCAATACAGATGGACTCTTCGCAGAAGACGCCCTGCCGGACATGGAGCGGGGTCGGGTGCTGGTGGATGAGAAGTTTGAGACCAGCATCCCCGGAGTCTATGCCATCGGCGACCTGATCTTCGGCATGCAGCTGGCCCACACTGCCAGCGCCCAGGGAACTGTGGTGGCGGAATATCTGGCAGGAAAGAGCGCCTCTGTGGACCTTTCCGTGGTTCCCTCCTGTGTCTACACCGATCCGGAGATCGCCTCGGTGGGACTGACAGAAGAGGCCGCCAAAGAGCAGGGGATCCCTGTTCGTGTGGGCAAGTTCATTATGAGCGCCAATGGGAAGAGCCTGATCTCCAGAGAAGAGCGGGGATTCGTGAAGATCCTGGCAGCAGAGGAGTCGGGCGTGATCCTGGGAGCTCAGATGATGTGCGCCCGGGCCACTGATATGATCGGCGAGCTGGCGACGGCGGTTGCCAACGGGCTGACCGCAAAGCAGCTGCTTCGTGGGATGCGGGCCCATCCCACCTACAACGAAGGCATAGGCGAGGCCCTGGAGGAACTGGAAGGCGGAGCTGTCCATGTGATGCCCCGCAGGAAACGATGA